The genomic interval CACGGTTCAGCCGACGACGCCGACCACCATCACGACGAATTCGACTCGGTGGTCGTGCAGGCGAACGCGTCGTCGCGCGAGGCGGTGATCGCCGCGTTGCAACAGCTGGTCGAGACCAACACGATCTATCGCGTCAAAGGCTTCGCGGCGCTGCCGGGCGCGGCGATGCGTCTGGTGATTCAAGGCGTTGGGCGCCGCTTCGACAGCTATTTCGATCGACGCTGGCAGGCCGGCGAAAGCGGCCCGAGCCGCTTCGTGCTGATCGGTGAAGACCTCGATCAGCCCGCCTTGCAGCTTGCATTCGACGCGGCGCTCGGCGTGCCGTCGAGTGCCGAAACGCAACAGGCGTAAGCGCGTATGCATCTGCTGCGCACCACGCCGGGCGGTTTTGTCGACGACACGCAAGGCGTGATCCGGATCGATCAGCAACCCGCGGATATCGTGGTGCTCAGTTCCGCCGACACTACGCTTTCGCTGCTGGCCAGCGTTTTTCCGCGCCTGGGTGAAGGCTTCCCGGGCGTGCGGCTCGCGAACGTCACGTATTTGCGGCAACCGGCGTCGGTGGATTTTTATCTCGAAGACGTCTTGCAGCATGCGCGCGTGGTGGTGGTCGACCACCTCGGTGGCGAAGCGTATTGGCCTTACGGTATCGAGCAGGTGGTGGCGCTCGCCGAGCGCAAGCAGCAGACGCTCGCCATGTTCTCCGGCGACTTGCAGGAAGATCCGAACCTGCTCGCGCGCAGCACCGCGAGCGCGGATCTGTGTCATCAACTGTGGCGCTATCTGCGTGAAGGCGGCCCGCAAAATGCCGAGGCGTTCCTGCGCTGTATCGCGCACCGCGCCTTCGGCTGGGGGCGCGAACCTGCGCCACCGCGCGCGTTGCCCGCCGCGACGCTCTACCATCCCGAGCGCGATACGCCGACCGTGGCCGACTGGCAGGCGCGCTGGAAACCAGGAGCGCCGGTTGCGGCGATCCTCTTCTACAAGGCGCATCTGCAGGCCGCCAACACGGCGGTGTTCGACGCGCTGATCGACGCACTCGAATCGCAAGGTCTGAATCCGCTGCCGATCGCGATTACCTCGCTGAAAGATGCGATGAGCCGCGACGTCGTGCAATCGCTGTGCGCGCAGCACGAGGTGGCGCTGGTGCTGAATACGACCGCGTTCGCCGCCTCCGCGATCGACGACCCCGAGCCGCTCGCGCTCGCCGGCGACGCGCCGGTGCTGCAGGTGATTCTGAGCGGCGGCAATCGCGAGGATTGGGTCAAGGACAATCAGGGTCTCAATTCGCGCGATATCGCCATGCATATCGCGCTGCCGGAAGTGGACGGCCGCATCATCACGCGCGCGATCAGTTTCAAGGGACTCGCGTACCGTTGTCCGCACACGCAGGTCGATGTGGTGCGTTATCAGCCGGACGCCGGGCGGGTAGGTTTTCTCGCCGAATTGAGCCGGCGCTGGTGCCGTCTGCGTTCACTCGATAACGCGGACAAGAAGCTCGCGCTGATCCTCGCCAACTATCCGATGAGCGAAGGGCGCATCGGCAATGGCGTGGGGCTCGATACGCCGGCTTCGGTGGTCGGTATTCTGTCGATGCTGCGCGACGAAGGCTATCGTCTCGCGGATTTGCCCAGGAACGGCGACGCGCTGCTGAAAAAGCTCACCGAAGGCGTGACCAACGATCCGGTCGTGCGCGATCTGCGTCCCGCGCTGCAAAGCCTCGCGCTCGACGACTATCTGCGGTATTTCAACGCCTTACCTCTTGAAGTACGCAACGCGTTGAACGCGCGTTGGGGCACGCCGGACGAGGACCCGACGCTGCGGCGCGGCCGCTTCATGATCGCGGGCTGGCGTTGCGGTCAGGTGTTCGTCGGCATTCAACCATCGCGCTCGCGCGAGCAGGGTGATTACGCGAGCTATCACGACGCCGAACTCGTACCGCCACATGCGTATCTGGCGTTCTATTTCTGGTTGCGTCACCAGTTCGGCATCGACGCAATCGTGCATGTCGGCAAGCACGGCAATCTGGAATGGCTGCCCGGCAAGAGCGTCGCATTGAGCGACACGTGCTGGCCCGATCTGATTCTCGGGCCGATGCCGCATCTGTATCCGTTCATCGTCAACGATCCGGGCGAGGGCAGCCAGGCCAAGCGGCGCGCGCAGGCTGTGATCATCGATCATCTGATGCCGCCGCTCACGCGTGCCGAAAGTTATGGACCGTTGCAGGACCTGGAGCGTCAGGTCGACGAATACTATGAAGCGCTGATGGTCGACCCGCGCCGCTCGAAACTGTTGCGGCGCACGATTCTGGCGACCATCGTCGAACATAAACTGCATGAGGAACTGAGTCTCGCGGCGCCCAACGGACAGGACGATGAAGACGCGCTGCTCACGCGCGTCGACGCGTGGCTATGCGAGCTGAAGGAAGCGCAGATTCGCGACGGCTTGCATACGTTCGGGCAATCGCCTGATGGCGTGCAGCGGCGGGATACGTTGCTGGCGCTGGGACGTTTTCCAGTCGGCGACGGGCAAGGCGGCAAGGCCGGTTTGATCGATGCATTGGCGCGTGATCTGGAGATGGATCATCTGTTCGACCCGTTGTCGGTGGATTGGTCGGCGGTGTGGGACGGTCCGCGTCCCGACGTGCTGCAATGCGTGAGCGATGCGCCGTGGCGGCACTGCGGCGATACGCGTGAACGGCTGGAGTTGCTGGCGGCTGAGTTATTGCGCGGCGTGTGCGGTGATCGAACGGACGCATCAGCAACGGCGTTGCCGCTCGCAGTGAGCTTGCCGCGAGCGGAGCAAGTGATCGAGCGTCTGCGTAACGACGTGCTGCCGCGGCTCGACGCCTGCGGTCCACAGGAAATGCTTCAGCTAAAGCGCGGCCTCGAAGGCCGTTTCGTGCCGCCGGGGCCGAGCGGTTCGCCGTCGCGTGGCCGGCCCGACGTGCTGCCCACCGGCCGCAACTTCTATTCGGTCGACACGCGCGCGGTGCCGACGCAAGCCGCCTGGTCGCTCGGCTTGAAATCTGCCCAGCAGTTGATTGAACGGCATTTGCAGGAGAAAGGCGACTATCCGCGCGCCATTGGTCTGTCCGTTTGGGGCACCGCGACCATGCGCACCGGTGGCGACGATATCGCCCAAGCGCTCGCATTGCTCGGCGTTCGGCCGAAGTGGGCGCCGGGCAGCCATCGCGTGACCGATTTTGAAATCATGCCGATCGAGGTGTTCGACCGGCCGCGAATCGATGTCACCTTGCGGGTGTCCGGATTCTTCCGCGACGCCTTCGCCAACGTCATGCATTTGTTCGACGCCGCCGTGCAGGCCGTCGCCGAACTCGACGAACCCGCGGACCTGAATCCGATTCGCGCGCGCGTGCTGCGCGAACGCGATGCGCTGATCGCGCGCGGCATGGACGCCGCCGAAGCGCGCAAGCGCGCCGGCTGGCGTGTGTTCAGCGCGCAGCCCGGCGCCTACGGCGCGGGTCTGCAGGACATGATCGACTCGCAGCAGTGGCAGACCGACGCCGATCTGGCGAACGCATATCAGGCGTGGGGCGGCTACGCGTACACGCAAAAGAGCGCGGGCGAAGAAGCGCGCCACGCGTTCGGCGCACGTCTCGCCGCAATGGACGTGGTGCTGCAGAACCAGGATAACCGCGAGCACGACCTGCTCGATTCGAACGATTACTACCAGTTCCAGGGCGGCATGGTTGCCGCGGTGCGCCATCTGGCCGGCGATCAGCCGAGCGTGTATCACGCCGACCACAGCAATCCGGCCGCGCCGCGCGTGCGTACGCTGCACGAGGAGATCGCGCGTGTGATCCGCTCGCGCGTGGTCAATCCGAAATGGCTCGATGGCGTGAAGCGTCATGGGTACAAGGGCGCGGCTGAAATCGCCGCGACCGTCGATTATCTGTATGGCTACGATGCGACGGCGCGCGTGATCGCGGATCATCAATATGCGCTCGTGACCGACGCCTATCTGAACGACGCAGACACCCGCGAGTTCTTGCAGCGGCATAACCCACACGCGTTGCATTCGATCTGCGAGCGCCTGCTCGAAGCGATGCAGCGCGGTTTGTGGCAGGCGCCCGGCGACTATCGCTCGCAAGTCGAACAGCATCTGCTTGCGAGCGAGCAGCAGATCGAAGGAATGCAAACATGAGTACAACGATGAGTGCCAACGCCGCGCGGCCCGTTTTTCCCTTTGCCGCGCTGATCGGCCAGGCGCCGTTGCAGCAGGCGCTGCTGCTGGCCGCCATCGATCCGGGATTGGGCGGCGTGCTGGTCACCGGGCCGCGTGGCACCGCGAAGTCGACCGCGGCGCGCGCGCTGGCTGAGTTGTTGCCGGAAGGGCAACTGGTGAATCTGCCGCTTGGCGCGAGCGAAGATCGCCTGATCGGTACGCTCGATCTCGAAACCGTGTTGCGCGACGGGTCGGTGCGCTTCTCGCCCGGTCTGCTCGCGAAGGCGCACCGCGGCGTGCTGTATGTGGATGAAGTCAATCTGCTGCCCGACGCGCTCGTCGATGCCTTGCTCGACGCCGCCGCGAGCGGCGTGAATACCGTTGAACGCGATGGCGTATCGCACAGCCACGACGCGAGCTTCGTGCTGATCGGCACGATGAATCCTGAAGAGGGCGAACTGCGGCCGCAATTGATCGACCGCTTCGGCTTGATGATCGAGTTGCAGAACTGTTTCGAGCCGCGCGTGCGTCAGGCGATCGTGAAGGCGCGGCTCGCGTTCGATCTCGATCCGCAGGGCTTTCGCGCGGGCTATGCGCAGCAGCAGGCCGCTTATGTCGAGCGGATTCGAGTGGCGCGCGCAGCGCTGCCGCAACTCGCGTTCGATGACGCCGTGCATGCGCATGTGAGCGCGCTCTGCATCGACGCCGCCGTGGATGGTTTGCGCGCCGATCTCGTGATGCTGCGCGCGGCGCGCGCGTTGGCGGCGCTTGAACAGGCGGCTGCGGTGACGGCGGAGCATGTCGATCGGGTGGCTGAGGCGGTGTTGGCTCATCGGCGGCATGTTCGCGAGTCGCCGGCCGAAGGTGGCCCGCGTGAGGGCGACGCCGAACGTGCGGCTTCTTCCGATAGCAGGTCCTCATCCGCGGAAGGCGATGGGCCGCCGCCGGCCGCCGCTGCCGCCGCCGATTCGGATTGGGGCTATCTCGCGCCCGAGCCGGCCGCAACCACGCACGTCAAGGGCGTCATTCCACTTAATGTAAAAAAACGCTGAGCCATCGGAAGGGCGCCGCCGCTGACTTGCGCAGCGGTTTTCGATGGCTGCAAGGCGCGGGCGCGGGTCCCGCTACGCGCGGGCGCTTGCGCGGCGAACCGGGCATACGCATCGACTGGCTGCGCACACTCTCCGCGAAGCGCCAGGAGGCGTTGCGCGCCGGGCATCTGCGTTTCGCGCGCGAGGCGCCGCGCGGCGGCGTGCTGCACTGCTTCGTACTCGATTGCTCCGGTTCCATGCTGGCCGGGCAGCGCCTCGCGCTCGCCAAGGGATTGCTGATCGCCCTGTTCGACCGTGCGAGCGCGGCGCGGGCCGAGGCGGCGCTGGTCTGTTTCGGCGGCGCCGCTGCGGACGTGCGTTTCGGTCCCGCCGTGCCGCGCTGGTGGAACGAGCGGTGGCTGAGCCCAGTGGGCGGCGGAGGCGGCACGCCGCTGACGGCGGGCGTTCGGCGTGCATCTGAACTGCTGGATCGCAGCGCGCGCCGCAAGCCCGGCCAGCAACGCTGGTTGTGGATTCTGACCGATGGCCGCACGCGTGACATGCCGGCGCGGCCGCTGGATGCGGACGAGGTGGTGTTCGTCGATTTCGAGCGCGAGGCGATCCGGCTGGGCCGCTGCGAAACGCTCGCCGATGCTTGGGGCGCTCGGCGTTTGACACCGGAAGAACTGATGCTGATGGGCTGAGCGGCGCGGGTCGTGCCGCTCACGGGCGAGCGCTTATTTCAGGCCGTTCGACCAATACACCACATCGTCCTGACGGTCGAACACGAAGACTTTCATTGCCATCTGCTGGGCTGCGTCGAGTTGATCGAGTTCGAGCCCGTGAGTCGAGGGCTCGCCGGGGCCGCTGCCTTTCTGCACGTTGCGGATCACCGCCGTGGTTTCGATCTCCGTGTTGAGATCCTTCGACTTCAGGCGAAAGGCAACGCGCAACCGGTCGCCGACGGCGCCGAGACTCCATGAGGCGGTCAGCGACATGCCGAGTGCGCTAATGCCTTTCGCGAGTCCGAGGCCTTCATAGGATTCGCCGGTTTCGCCGATGCCGAAACGCACCGCGAGGTGCGCGCGAACGCGGATCGATTTGCGTTCGCGCAGGCGGCGGATCACGCCGGGCTTCGACAGCACGACATAATCGAACGGCGTGCGGCAGATCGCTTCGATCGTGCAGACGAAACGGAACACCGCATGGCTCGCAATCGCGACGATTTCGATGTTTTCACCGATGCCGAGCGGGAAGATGCGGCCTTCGTGCATCGGCGGAGTAACGAAAAGCGAATGATTCGGCGCGAAACCGATGATGCGGCACGGATGCATGGGCGCGCCGCTGCCGAGCTGCGAGCGCACACCGATCAATGCACCGATTTCCAGATGCATGTCTTTGAGCGTCAGTTCGCCGTTGGGGTCCGCTTGCGGCTCTGTCTGCTGTGGCGGTTGCGTGGTCGCGTCCAGTAAGTCGCCGCGCTGCGGACGGAAGTGCGCGAACAGGAAGTTGCGCTCGTCCGTGGTCGCCAGGATGGTGCCGCTGGTGAACAGCAGCGTGCCGTCGGCGTCGACGATCGGCCAGTCGAGAGGCTTGCCTACCGGCACGTTTTCCGGATTCAAGGCCGGAGTTTGGGCTGCGGGTGAGGCTTCCTCGACGTGTTCCTCGACTGGATTGTCCATGGTCGGCGGCGATTTGAGTGGCGGGATATCTTGGTTGACGGCTGATGTGAGGGAAACTTTAGTTTTTGCGGCGGCGCCGGTTTTCCAGTTCTTTCGATGCCGCTGCGGGATGTGCGCGGGATGTGTGTCGTGGCTCTATATATTGCAAGGCGGCTCGCTTGACTGATTTGGCGGCGGGTAGTCTCGGCCGTTGATCGCCTGGCTGGCCGTCACGAGTACGATTGCCTCATGAGCGCACAATTAAATCGGATGACTAACTAATTTGACGGCGTTGTGATGGTGCCTGTTTCGGTACCGCTCAACTTTCTGAAAAATATTGCGCGAAGGGGGTTGACGACGTGTCGCTCGCTCTCCATAATCTCGTTTCTCTGCTGCTGATGCAGCGACGCAGAACGAAGCGGTGCCGGGTAGTTGGAATGCTGATGATAGATGTCAGCGGCGTGCGGTGCCGGTTTGGTGGTGAATGCGGAATCGATCTTTAAAAATTAACAGCCGATAAGTGTGGGCGCTTGATGCGCGACGCGCAGTGGATCCTTCGGGGTTTGCTGGAAGCGAAAGTATCAAGTCTCACACAGTAATGAAAGGAAGGTTTTTCCATTGAAAGATGGAGAGATCATTCGTCAGTACGTTGAGTGAGCGACCGGTTGCAAGCAGGCAACTGCGACAACCGAAAAACAGTAACAGGTTTGAACTGAAGAGTTTGATCCTGGCTCAGATTGAACGCTGGCGGCATGCCTTACACATGCAAGTCGAACGGCAGCACGGGGGCAACCCTGGTGGCGAGTGGCGAACGGGTGAGTAATACATCGGAACGTGTCCTGTAGTGGGGGATAGCCCGGCGAAAGCCGGATTAATACCGCATACGATCTGTGGATGAAAGCGGGGGATCTTAGGACCTCGCGCTACAGGGGCGGCCGATGGCAGATTAGCTAGTTGGTGGGGTAAAGGCCTACCAAGGCGACGATCTGTAGCTGGTCTGAGAGGACGACCAGCCACACTGGGACTGAGACACGGCCCAGACTCCTACGGGAGGCAGCAGTGGGGAATTTTGGACAATGGGCGCAAGCCTGATCCAGCAATGCCGCGTGTGTGAAGAAGGCCTTCGGGTTGTAAAGCACTTTTGTCCGGAAAGAAAACCTCTTGGTTAATACCTGAGGGGGATGACGGTACCGGAAGAATAAGCACCGGCTAACTACGTGCCAGCAGCCGCGGTAATACGTAGGGTGCAAGCGTTAATCGGAATTACTGGGCGTAAAGCGTGCGCAGGCGGTTCGCTAAGACAGATGTGAAATCCCCGGGCTTAACCTGGGAACTGCATTTGTGACTGGCGGGCTAGAGTATGGCAGAGGGGGGTAGAATTCCACGTGTAGCAGTGAAATGCGTAGAGATGTGGAGGAATACCGATGGCGAAGGCAGCCCCCTGGGCCAATACTGACGCTCATGCACGAAAGCGTGGGGAGCAAA from Paraburkholderia phytofirmans PsJN carries:
- the cobN gene encoding cobaltochelatase subunit CobN, translating into MHLLRTTPGGFVDDTQGVIRIDQQPADIVVLSSADTTLSLLASVFPRLGEGFPGVRLANVTYLRQPASVDFYLEDVLQHARVVVVDHLGGEAYWPYGIEQVVALAERKQQTLAMFSGDLQEDPNLLARSTASADLCHQLWRYLREGGPQNAEAFLRCIAHRAFGWGREPAPPRALPAATLYHPERDTPTVADWQARWKPGAPVAAILFYKAHLQAANTAVFDALIDALESQGLNPLPIAITSLKDAMSRDVVQSLCAQHEVALVLNTTAFAASAIDDPEPLALAGDAPVLQVILSGGNREDWVKDNQGLNSRDIAMHIALPEVDGRIITRAISFKGLAYRCPHTQVDVVRYQPDAGRVGFLAELSRRWCRLRSLDNADKKLALILANYPMSEGRIGNGVGLDTPASVVGILSMLRDEGYRLADLPRNGDALLKKLTEGVTNDPVVRDLRPALQSLALDDYLRYFNALPLEVRNALNARWGTPDEDPTLRRGRFMIAGWRCGQVFVGIQPSRSREQGDYASYHDAELVPPHAYLAFYFWLRHQFGIDAIVHVGKHGNLEWLPGKSVALSDTCWPDLILGPMPHLYPFIVNDPGEGSQAKRRAQAVIIDHLMPPLTRAESYGPLQDLERQVDEYYEALMVDPRRSKLLRRTILATIVEHKLHEELSLAAPNGQDDEDALLTRVDAWLCELKEAQIRDGLHTFGQSPDGVQRRDTLLALGRFPVGDGQGGKAGLIDALARDLEMDHLFDPLSVDWSAVWDGPRPDVLQCVSDAPWRHCGDTRERLELLAAELLRGVCGDRTDASATALPLAVSLPRAEQVIERLRNDVLPRLDACGPQEMLQLKRGLEGRFVPPGPSGSPSRGRPDVLPTGRNFYSVDTRAVPTQAAWSLGLKSAQQLIERHLQEKGDYPRAIGLSVWGTATMRTGGDDIAQALALLGVRPKWAPGSHRVTDFEIMPIEVFDRPRIDVTLRVSGFFRDAFANVMHLFDAAVQAVAELDEPADLNPIRARVLRERDALIARGMDAAEARKRAGWRVFSAQPGAYGAGLQDMIDSQQWQTDADLANAYQAWGGYAYTQKSAGEEARHAFGARLAAMDVVLQNQDNREHDLLDSNDYYQFQGGMVAAVRHLAGDQPSVYHADHSNPAAPRVRTLHEEIARVIRSRVVNPKWLDGVKRHGYKGAAEIAATVDYLYGYDATARVIADHQYALVTDAYLNDADTREFLQRHNPHALHSICERLLEAMQRGLWQAPGDYRSQVEQHLLASEQQIEGMQT
- a CDS encoding vWA domain-containing protein yields the protein MRGEPGIRIDWLRTLSAKRQEALRAGHLRFAREAPRGGVLHCFVLDCSGSMLAGQRLALAKGLLIALFDRASAARAEAALVCFGGAAADVRFGPAVPRWWNERWLSPVGGGGGTPLTAGVRRASELLDRSARRKPGQQRWLWILTDGRTRDMPARPLDADEVVFVDFEREAIRLGRCETLADAWGARRLTPEELMLMG
- a CDS encoding ATP-binding protein, which codes for MSTTMSANAARPVFPFAALIGQAPLQQALLLAAIDPGLGGVLVTGPRGTAKSTAARALAELLPEGQLVNLPLGASEDRLIGTLDLETVLRDGSVRFSPGLLAKAHRGVLYVDEVNLLPDALVDALLDAAASGVNTVERDGVSHSHDASFVLIGTMNPEEGELRPQLIDRFGLMIELQNCFEPRVRQAIVKARLAFDLDPQGFRAGYAQQQAAYVERIRVARAALPQLAFDDAVHAHVSALCIDAAVDGLRADLVMLRAARALAALEQAAAVTAEHVDRVAEAVLAHRRHVRESPAEGGPREGDAERAASSDSRSSSAEGDGPPPAAAAAADSDWGYLAPEPAATTHVKGVIPLNVKKR
- a CDS encoding flagellar brake protein codes for the protein MDNPVEEHVEEASPAAQTPALNPENVPVGKPLDWPIVDADGTLLFTSGTILATTDERNFLFAHFRPQRGDLLDATTQPPQQTEPQADPNGELTLKDMHLEIGALIGVRSQLGSGAPMHPCRIIGFAPNHSLFVTPPMHEGRIFPLGIGENIEIVAIASHAVFRFVCTIEAICRTPFDYVVLSKPGVIRRLRERKSIRVRAHLAVRFGIGETGESYEGLGLAKGISALGMSLTASWSLGAVGDRLRVAFRLKSKDLNTEIETTAVIRNVQKGSGPGEPSTHGLELDQLDAAQQMAMKVFVFDRQDDVVYWSNGLK